In Bacteroidota bacterium, the genomic stretch ATTTATCTCCTCCAATAAGCAAAAGGATTATTTTTCCATCTTTTTCATGGAAGTAAATCCTATAACCTTTGGCATAATTAATTTTTATTTCCCGAACACCATCACCTAGAGGTTTACAATCTCCAAAGTGCTCATCACTTTCAATTCTTTGAATTCTGAACAATATTTTTGCCTTCGCTTTAAGGTCTTTTAATTTTCTCAGCCATTTATCAAACTCGACTGTTTTCTCAATAAAGTACATTTAATTGTGTATTCATTCGGATACAAATCCGAAGAATTTCTATTAACATCAAATGAATTTATGTGGAATTTAAAGCTAAATCCCCAATACGAAGAAGAGTCATTAAGAAACATACATATAACACCAATTAGTTTTGACTTATAAAATCTTAACCGCTAAACGGGTTAATTTATTTAATTGTCTCTAATAAGCTTTGAGCTTCTTTCTGGTAGGGATTGCTTTTATTGGATAGACTCTCTAACAATGACTTAGCTTCTTCACTTTTATTCAACTTCACTAGTGATTGCGCTTTGAACCACTTTGCCTGATAAAAACAAGGATCATTTTTCTGGCTTAATACTTCATTGAAATAGCTAACTGCAAGAGCGTAATTCTTAATATTGTAATTTGAAATACCAGAAAGGCAGGCTGCCTCAATATTAGTAGAATCCCAGCTATAGGCGTTGGCAAGAAAATAACCGGAATTATTAAAATCGCCAGTGTTAAAATAATTAATACCATCCACAAAAAAATCATGAGAAATCGCTATTGAATCAACAGGTATATCAGAATAACCTTCTATATCATATTTCCCAGTAGTTTGGACTGCCTTTTTCTCGCTTTTGCTGTTTGCTTGTTTATTAAATATTCCTTTACTCGTTTCGCTAACTGTATAGCCAAAACTCTCTTCTTTATCTTTTGCAGGTGTTTCATCTATGCTTTCCGGAGCAAATAAGCCAGACGAATTTGTTTCTTCACTAGATAATTCAACACGCTCTTTAAGCTCAGCGATATCCATTTCCTCTAAAATAGGAACTTCCATTTCGATATCATTCGGATCAGCAAGGTCGTTTTCAATACTAATTTTTTCAGCATCAAACTGAGCTATTTGTTTCTCGTCAACAGGCTTGCTTTTCGATTCTTTCTTTCGTTTATTCCCACTAATTTCTTTGTCATCACTTTTGTGCAAACTTTGCTCTACAACTGCTTCTGCAATATCACTATCCGGACTTTTAATTAGATTGGAGACAACGACTACACCAATAGCTAAAACGATTAGTATGGCTGCTACACGAAAAAAATTATTTCGATAAAATGGAGTTCTTGTTGCGGACTCATCAACTCTATCATCAATTTGCTTATGTAGCTCATCCATTATCAACGGAATTTGATCCATACCCTGCGCCATGGCATAACCAGCTACAGCATCTTGACAAAACTCACAACCAGCAAGGTGATTCAAAAAATCTTTTGATTCACGCTCATTAAGCTTACCAAGAATATAGTCTGACAACAAATGCTGGTCAGGACAATTCTCCATATCATGCTGATTCAATATTTTAGGATCTTCACTCATTTGCTTTACTTAAGCTAATTTTCAGATTTCGTTTACCATTTTGAATGTAACTTTTAACTTTTACCAATGGATAGCCTGTTAATTCGGCTACTTCCTTATATGATTTTTCCTCCAGATAAAACAAACTAACACATTGCTTTTGTTCTTTTTTTAGAGAATTTAATGCCTTTTTAAGTTCGTCTGGATGGTGATCGATAAACTCTTGATGCGCAGCAGATTCATTTTCCATAAGTCCACCATCATAATTATTAATAATATGCTCGTCAGTTTGTATTTCAACTTTGGTTTTACGCAAAGCCATCAAGCAATGATTTTTACTGACACTGTAAAGCCAACTTTTAAAGTTATGAATTTCGT encodes the following:
- a CDS encoding type II toxin-antitoxin system RelE/ParE family toxin; its protein translation is MYFIEKTVEFDKWLRKLKDLKAKAKILFRIQRIESDEHFGDCKPLGDGVREIKINYAKGYRIYFHEKDGKIILLLIGGDK
- a CDS encoding zf-HC2 domain-containing protein; the protein is MSEDPKILNQHDMENCPDQHLLSDYILGKLNERESKDFLNHLAGCEFCQDAVAGYAMAQGMDQIPLIMDELHKQIDDRVDESATRTPFYRNNFFRVAAILIVLAIGVVVVSNLIKSPDSDIAEAVVEQSLHKSDDKEISGNKRKKESKSKPVDEKQIAQFDAEKISIENDLADPNDIEMEVPILEEMDIAELKERVELSSEETNSSGLFAPESIDETPAKDKEESFGYTVSETSKGIFNKQANSKSEKKAVQTTGKYDIEGYSDIPVDSIAISHDFFVDGINYFNTGDFNNSGYFLANAYSWDSTNIEAACLSGISNYNIKNYALAVSYFNEVLSQKNDPCFYQAKWFKAQSLVKLNKSEEAKSLLESLSNKSNPYQKEAQSLLETIK
- a CDS encoding sigma-70 family RNA polymerase sigma factor, giving the protein MSRLADADLLLLYKSESDNKIIGELFKRYTHLVFGLCMKYFKNEDDSKDAVMQIFEKLLTDLNRHEIHNFKSWLYSVSKNHCLMALRKTKVEIQTDEHIINNYDGGLMENESAAHQEFIDHHPDELKKALNSLKKEQKQCVSLFYLEEKSYKEVAELTGYPLVKVKSYIQNGKRNLKISLSKANE